CCTTAAGTCTGTAAGAGATATATAGATTAAAAAAACATCTAGCAAAAGAAACAAATGTGAGTTATATGTTTCCAATATGGAAATGAATGAATTACGCTATTTTTTAGCAGTATCCCAAACTGAGAACGTCCAAAGAGCATCTGAGAATATAAATGTCTCAGCAGGATCTCTTAGTAAGGCGATAGCAAGGCTTGAATCAGAGCTCGGTGTAAAGCTCTTTAACAGAGTAGGCAGAGGTATTACTTTAACAGAGGAAGGGCACTTCCTTACAAAGAAGGCCAGTGCGATTCTAAATCTTGAAACAGAGGTTAAATTAAGTATCTTAGGTCAGGAAGCTTCATTTAAAGCGATATTAGGCGCAAACGAGACTCTACTGTCACACTTTGGAGTTGAATTAGCTCAAAAGATAAAAGATCTTTATCCAAACTCCTCAATTGAGCTCGTTGGGTTAAATCATAGTTCATTATTAACAAAATTAGCTGATGGTGAGGTTAATCTTGGTCTAAGCACACAAGAGCCCAGAGATGACTTTGATTATAAGAAAATTGCAGAGGTGAAGTTTCATACTGTCGTATCAAAAGGGCATCCGTTATACAAAAAAGTTAAGAGGAATATAGAAATTTCCATAGAAGAAATTCTTGAATATGACTTTGTTGTTTCTAAAAATAATATTCTCGGTAAAACTTCGGCCAACCAATCTGCAGATGGATGGAGAGATGATAAGTTTAGACGAAAAATTCCATATATAACTCAAAGTCTAAAGACTTTAGAGTCACTAGTTAAAAGTGGAAAAGCTCTGGCCTATCTCCCAGACTATATGATTGTAAATTCAGATTATGAGATAGTTAATATTTTAGGATGTCCCTACCAGTGTAAACAGAAGGTTTACTTAATCTCAAGAAATAAAAAAGAGTTAAGTTGGATTAATCAAATTTTCTAATCTTGATAGAGATGAAGAAAAATCTTTAAATCTATAGCTTGAGAGAGCATTTAAAGATTGATGATATCAATGTATTCTTAATAAATGCCCTCTCTAATATTGATTAAAACTAAAAAAACTTAGAAGTATAAGTTCTTTATAATACTCATACAGCAACATCCTTATGGTGAAAGTGATCACCACGGTACTTGGAGTCGTAACTATTAAAGTACTTCATTGAGAAACGATTCTTCTTCCAATGGGTTAGTTGTTTATCTATATCTGCTTCAATTAAATCGAATACTTTAATAGGGTCGTTACCTTTTGCAGTTGATGAGAACTTCTGCCCAGCTGCGCTTATTTCCAAATGAGCTGTGATCGCGTTATTTCTCTTTCTAAAAGTAATCGTAGTGAATGAAGTTGAGGGAGTCTTAGGCATTAATTCCCTCAAGCGATTTTT
This window of the Halobacteriovorax sp. HLS genome carries:
- a CDS encoding LysR family transcriptional regulator, which gives rise to MEMNELRYFLAVSQTENVQRASENINVSAGSLSKAIARLESELGVKLFNRVGRGITLTEEGHFLTKKASAILNLETEVKLSILGQEASFKAILGANETLLSHFGVELAQKIKDLYPNSSIELVGLNHSSLLTKLADGEVNLGLSTQEPRDDFDYKKIAEVKFHTVVSKGHPLYKKVKRNIEISIEEILEYDFVVSKNNILGKTSANQSADGWRDDKFRRKIPYITQSLKTLESLVKSGKALAYLPDYMIVNSDYEIVNILGCPYQCKQKVYLISRNKKELSWINQIF